In Rhodopirellula bahusiensis, a genomic segment contains:
- a CDS encoding dienelactone hydrolase family protein — MKRKTANQFDQRVLDLYDDFAHGRLDRRGYLKGLAAFAVGGVTVEALEESLSPNYAWAEQVPATDPRIKTETVTYDSPEGGGQISGLLARPATGEKFPSVVVIHENRGLNPYIADVARRLAVEGFLALAPDALSPLGGYPGNDDDGRAMQRRRDGDEMTEDFVAAVKWIDTHELSTGKVGAVGFCFGGGMVNQLAVRLPDVLDAGVPFYGRQPDAEDVAKIKTPLSIQNAELDRRIMAGAEAFNEALKTNGVPYESHVYPDANHGFHNDTTPRYDEAAAELAWKRTLAWFNRYLKV; from the coding sequence ATGAAACGCAAGACTGCAAACCAATTCGATCAACGTGTTCTTGATCTGTACGACGACTTTGCTCACGGCCGATTGGATCGACGTGGCTACTTGAAAGGACTCGCAGCGTTTGCCGTGGGAGGAGTCACGGTTGAAGCACTCGAAGAGAGTCTCTCACCAAACTACGCGTGGGCTGAGCAAGTCCCCGCAACGGATCCGCGAATCAAGACGGAGACGGTCACATACGATTCGCCTGAAGGCGGCGGTCAAATCAGCGGCCTGCTGGCTCGACCCGCGACGGGTGAGAAGTTTCCCAGCGTGGTGGTGATTCACGAGAACCGCGGATTGAATCCTTACATCGCTGATGTCGCGAGACGGTTGGCGGTCGAAGGTTTTCTCGCGTTGGCACCGGATGCTTTGTCACCGTTGGGCGGTTACCCCGGCAATGACGACGATGGTCGCGCGATGCAGAGGCGTCGAGACGGAGACGAAATGACGGAAGACTTCGTTGCTGCGGTCAAATGGATCGACACGCATGAGCTTTCGACGGGGAAGGTCGGCGCGGTCGGCTTTTGCTTTGGTGGAGGCATGGTCAACCAACTGGCGGTTCGATTGCCCGATGTTCTCGATGCTGGCGTGCCGTTCTACGGTCGTCAGCCGGATGCGGAGGATGTGGCCAAGATCAAGACTCCATTGTCGATTCAAAATGCGGAGCTTGACCGCCGAATCATGGCCGGTGCGGAAGCGTTCAACGAAGCGTTGAAAACGAACGGAGTGCCATATGAGTCACACGTTTATCCGGACGCCAATCATGGTTTCCACAACGACACCACGCCACGCTATGACGAGGCCGCGGCTGAATTGGCGTGGAAGAGAACGCTTGCCTGGTTCAATCGATATTTGAAGGTTTAG
- a CDS encoding LamG domain-containing protein yields MNSQDQQLDELRTLILKSQSEDLSEAETIELNRLIHLPGGAEEAARLVDQLCAFTDVGSSNSLSLEEEQSSARRDSHHTAPPAFNTAAFPEPTTERSRPVVASRPSRSQAETHSLNWTRAYWLVGLAASHLVIGSFAWSLARPAREVAPIAMQTAKVKPPQIVSMTACVWGHGGNSVPTLGKPIHQGEVLNLVEGVAELKTGDGTPNEALVRIEGPASIFIRDDGQLGLNHGTLTAKSLGFGSEQVSIITPIGLVSVDGQSYVGLVSLGDSHEVHLFSGRAFVRPLSTYGSSDVRLEEGDAVRLSTGTEMDSGVVLFEASMASFASARSNAFDPLSLDEKYVSAVLESSPDIYWRFEGLEGSYPQHVKNEGKLPELHASVVGNPGWRQYRGNRVAELGLTDAASAFTTETLWPSKPLDNYTIEAWAKPQLYHHGEMICLVDPVERREGRHDQALLLETFAREWFYALKVLGPNRIRFNHRTPPSGVVLDGTNLVSEDPYQVRVWQHVVARKSGNELSLWIDGNLAAQQEDEAPLPANMQILIGQIYPTKNYRPYVGQIDEVAFYDRALTKQEIRKHIRASGRLVDFD; encoded by the coding sequence ATGAATTCGCAAGACCAACAACTCGATGAGCTTCGCACGCTGATTTTGAAGTCCCAAAGCGAAGACTTGAGTGAAGCGGAAACGATCGAGCTGAATCGTCTGATTCATTTGCCTGGCGGTGCCGAGGAAGCCGCTCGCCTGGTCGATCAGCTCTGCGCTTTCACCGACGTCGGCTCATCCAATTCCTTGTCGCTTGAAGAAGAACAGTCGAGCGCACGCCGAGATTCTCACCACACCGCGCCGCCAGCTTTCAACACCGCTGCGTTCCCCGAGCCAACCACTGAACGATCCAGACCCGTTGTCGCATCGCGGCCCAGTCGGTCCCAAGCAGAAACGCATTCCTTGAATTGGACGCGAGCGTATTGGTTGGTGGGGTTGGCGGCGAGTCACTTGGTGATTGGTTCGTTCGCTTGGTCGCTCGCGAGACCGGCTCGCGAAGTCGCTCCCATTGCAATGCAAACGGCGAAGGTGAAACCGCCTCAGATCGTATCAATGACCGCCTGCGTTTGGGGACATGGTGGAAACTCCGTTCCAACGTTGGGGAAACCCATTCATCAGGGCGAAGTCCTGAATTTGGTGGAGGGTGTCGCGGAACTCAAAACCGGCGACGGGACTCCCAACGAAGCCTTGGTGCGAATCGAAGGCCCCGCCAGCATCTTCATTCGTGACGATGGTCAACTCGGTCTCAATCACGGAACCTTGACCGCGAAATCACTGGGCTTTGGCAGTGAGCAGGTGTCGATCATCACGCCAATCGGATTGGTGTCGGTTGATGGGCAAAGTTACGTTGGTTTGGTTTCTCTGGGGGACTCGCATGAAGTCCATTTGTTCTCGGGACGAGCCTTCGTTCGGCCGCTGAGCACCTACGGATCCTCCGATGTCCGATTGGAAGAAGGCGACGCGGTCCGCCTTTCGACGGGAACAGAAATGGACTCGGGTGTGGTGCTGTTCGAAGCATCCATGGCCAGCTTCGCTTCGGCTCGATCCAACGCCTTTGATCCGCTCAGCCTGGACGAGAAGTACGTCAGCGCCGTTCTCGAATCGTCACCGGATATCTACTGGCGTTTCGAAGGACTCGAAGGATCTTACCCGCAGCACGTCAAGAACGAAGGGAAACTGCCCGAGTTGCACGCATCGGTTGTCGGCAACCCGGGATGGCGGCAATACCGCGGCAATCGTGTTGCGGAGTTGGGACTCACCGATGCGGCCTCTGCCTTCACGACGGAAACATTGTGGCCCTCCAAACCGCTGGACAACTACACGATTGAAGCCTGGGCCAAACCGCAACTGTATCACCACGGCGAAATGATCTGCTTGGTCGATCCAGTGGAGCGGCGAGAAGGGCGTCATGACCAAGCACTGTTGCTCGAAACGTTCGCGAGAGAATGGTTCTATGCGTTGAAGGTACTGGGGCCAAACCGCATTCGTTTCAATCACCGGACACCGCCTTCGGGAGTGGTGTTGGACGGGACGAATCTGGTCTCAGAGGATCCATACCAAGTTCGCGTGTGGCAGCACGTTGTGGCTCGCAAATCCGGCAACGAGTTGTCGCTTTGGATTGACGGGAATCTCGCGGCACAGCAAGAAGATGAGGCTCCGCTTCCGGCGAACATGCAGATTCTGATTGGGCAAATTTACCCGACCAAGAACTATCGCCCCTACGTTGGCCAGATCGACGAAGTCGCGTTCTACGACCGAGCCCTGACGAAGCAAGAGATCCGAAAGCACATCCGAGCTTCCGGCCGACTCGTCGATTTTGACTGA
- a CDS encoding sigma-70 family RNA polymerase sigma factor, whose product MDSQSPPPNNEVSQEEFVRLLSMHSSKIMSFIRILTMNRQDDAEEIFQLTCMVLWQKFSQYEPSGNFSAWASRMAYFETLKYRESKRRIKLLSDEAIESLAEAAMPISAELTDRRTALSECIRKLSNPDRDLIRQRYFEGLSVAEISEKAGRSTHAIYRELSKIHGMLSRCVDRSVEEAWT is encoded by the coding sequence TTGGATTCGCAATCTCCTCCACCGAACAACGAAGTCTCGCAAGAAGAATTCGTTCGATTGCTCTCAATGCATTCCAGCAAAATCATGTCGTTCATTCGCATCCTGACCATGAACCGCCAGGATGACGCGGAGGAGATCTTTCAACTGACCTGCATGGTCTTGTGGCAAAAGTTCTCGCAATACGAACCATCCGGCAACTTCTCCGCCTGGGCATCCCGCATGGCGTACTTCGAAACACTGAAGTACCGAGAATCGAAACGCCGCATCAAGCTTCTCAGCGACGAGGCCATCGAATCGTTGGCCGAAGCCGCCATGCCGATCTCGGCGGAGCTGACTGATCGCCGAACCGCGCTGTCCGAGTGCATTCGGAAACTGTCCAACCCCGATCGAGATTTGATTCGCCAGCGATATTTCGAAGGTTTGAGCGTCGCGGAGATCTCTGAGAAAGCAGGCCGATCCACCCACGCGATCTATCGAGAGCTGAGCAAGATTCACGGCATGCTATCACGCTGCGTGGACCGATCCGTCGAGGAGGCATGGACATGA
- a CDS encoding DUF1559 domain-containing protein, protein MKRKHSGFTLVELLVVIAIIGVLVGLLLPAVQAAREAARRMSCSNNFKQIGLGIHNYHSAYNGMPIHGTGTDRVGGQQIYAGDNRTDSINRRGSFLISVLPFIEQQALWEQISNPLGFNADGSTRATPWQAMGPGVARIDYGPWGTTIPTFRCPSDPGSGLPSLGRTNYGACTGDSSVMSREGPINVTLESRGATVPYTENNSTLSQRSRKVHRGMFVMTRQMKFRDTLDGLSNTIMCGELATDLGDRDVRTSFPTANAYNDRSGHGRAECRRNPRYMDQFHDPARPQFWIAAAGSSVNVANSRGYRWHDAVHMHSQVHTILPPNSGVCTGGYTSNDSNVTVSSRHQGGAHVLMGDGAVKFVTDSIEAGNSNQAMISYHGSPATVAGAQSPYGLWGALGTRANKEVIDSEF, encoded by the coding sequence ATGAAACGAAAGCATTCTGGCTTCACACTTGTTGAGCTGCTGGTGGTCATTGCGATTATCGGTGTGCTGGTAGGACTTTTATTGCCGGCTGTTCAAGCCGCACGGGAAGCAGCTCGCCGTATGAGCTGCAGCAACAACTTCAAGCAAATTGGGTTGGGCATCCACAACTATCACTCGGCTTACAACGGAATGCCAATTCATGGCACCGGGACGGACCGAGTCGGTGGCCAGCAGATCTATGCAGGCGACAACAGAACCGACAGCATCAACCGCCGCGGATCGTTCCTGATCAGCGTCCTTCCATTCATTGAACAGCAAGCATTGTGGGAGCAAATCAGCAACCCACTCGGTTTCAACGCGGACGGCTCCACGAGAGCGACTCCATGGCAAGCGATGGGGCCCGGCGTGGCACGTATTGATTATGGACCTTGGGGAACAACAATTCCAACGTTCCGTTGCCCGAGTGATCCAGGCAGCGGTTTGCCATCGCTCGGCCGAACCAACTACGGTGCCTGCACCGGTGACTCGTCCGTAATGTCACGCGAAGGGCCCATCAATGTCACACTCGAATCGCGCGGCGCAACGGTTCCCTACACCGAAAACAATTCGACTTTGTCGCAGCGTTCACGCAAAGTCCACCGCGGAATGTTTGTCATGACCCGGCAAATGAAGTTCCGCGACACCCTGGATGGTCTCAGCAACACGATCATGTGTGGCGAATTGGCAACCGACCTTGGTGACCGCGACGTGCGAACGTCTTTCCCAACCGCCAACGCCTATAACGATCGCAGTGGACACGGCCGAGCCGAATGTCGCCGCAACCCTCGATACATGGATCAATTCCATGATCCCGCGCGACCTCAATTTTGGATCGCTGCTGCAGGATCTTCCGTGAACGTTGCAAACTCTCGCGGTTACCGCTGGCACGACGCTGTGCACATGCATTCGCAAGTCCACACAATTTTGCCGCCTAACTCCGGCGTGTGCACGGGCGGATACACCAGTAACGATTCGAACGTCACCGTCTCGAGCCGTCACCAAGGTGGCGCACACGTTCTGATGGGCGATGGTGCGGTGAAGTTTGTCACCGACAGCATCGAAGCGGGTAACAGCAACCAAGCCATGATCTCCTATCACGGTTCGCCCGCAACGGTTGCTGGTGCTCAAAGCCCCTACGGATTGTGGGGAGCCTTGGGCACTCGTGCGAACAAAGAAGTCATCGACTCAGAGTTCTGA